The genomic region CTTCTCCATGGCGTCGGCAAAGTCCTTCATGGTGGGATACTCCCAGTCTGGCACGATGTGGTCCAGATTCCTAACGCCCATGTTTGCGCCAGCCCGGCTGATCCACGCGCCCTTGAGGCCAGCGATGTGCCCAGGCTCATGGTCGTGCAGCTTCGAGTTGGCAGTGACGAGGATTTCGTCCCGCTCGATGCCATAAAGCTCTTTGAGCCTGCGGATTGCGTACTCAAAGTTGCGCTGGTCAGGCTTGTATGAGCCGACTGCGGTCAGAGGGCGCGTTGAGGGAGGGCCTATTCACGCAAGTCATGGAACAACTCCGTCTGCTACCTCAACTCACTATCCTGGGCCGTGAACACCTGGTCAAAGGTAAACCCCTTCTCGAGCTTCTTGCGCGTCTCGGCAAACCCGGCATTGTGGACATTACTTAGGAtgacgagtttgaggcCCATCTCGCTAAGACGCCTCAACGCGTCGGCCGAATCAGCAAACGCCGGCCAGGACGGCACGCTGTTCCCGAATGCGCGCGCTTCCTCCCCTGTAGCAGAGAGGCCGAGATCACGCGCAGTGTCGCTGAACGCTTGGGTGAGGCTGGATCAGCTGAGGCGAGAGGGGGACGCACACATCGTCATACACGATCCCAGGAGTGGCTGCCTGCACGCGTACCTCGTTGGGATTGAAGGCTGTGAGGATGCCCTGTTCGTCTGGCGCGCCGTCTTGCGAGAGCAGTGAGCGCACAGAGGGCGTGTCAAGCATGCCGCGCTCCCAGTCGATCAGTGTCTGGTGTTAGGGGAGAGTGGGGGGAAACCCACGCCGTAGCAGTCGAACAGCAGGGCCTTGTAGTTGCGGAAAAGGGTGTTTTGACTGGCCATGATGAGGTAGGTGATGTGGGACGCTTCAAGATGCCGGTATTTATCAAGTGCCCGAAGTTACATTGATTCATAAGCGCCAACGAGCATTCCGCGTGACCTCTACTTTGCGAGTCGCGCCGCGACATGAGCCACTCGTGAGCTTTGCTTGGGCCAATGAACCGGATCCGAAGGGATGGAGATGGCCACCGCTCATCTCCCGCATCgcgcccatctcccacCTCACATTCCGCACGAGTTGCGCCGAAACCTCG from Cutaneotrichosporon cavernicola HIS019 DNA, chromosome: 2 harbors:
- a CDS encoding uncharacterized protein (Haloacid dehalogenase-like hydrolase) produces the protein MASQNTLFRNYKALLFDCYGTLIDWERGMLDTPSVRSLLSQDGAPDEQGILTAFNPNEVRVQAATPGIVYDDVLTQAFSDTARDLGLSATGEEARAFGNSVPSWPAFADSADALRRLSEMGLKLVILSNVHNAGFAETRKKLEKGFTFDQVFTAQDIGSYKPDQRNFEYAIRRLKELYGIERDEILVTANSKLHDHEPGHIAGLKGAWISRAGANMGVRNLDHIVPDWEYPTMKDFADAMEKARAQ